In a single window of the Streptomyces cinnabarinus genome:
- a CDS encoding sirohydrochlorin chelatase has translation MTTPAPALLIAGHGTRDDAGAEAFRDFVRELGRRHPELPVAGGFIELSPPPLGDAVTELVERGVRRFAAVPLMLVSAGHAKGDIPAALAREKERHPGISYTYGRPLGPHPSLLNVLERRLDEALGGHDVQGRGDVTVLLVGRGSTDPDANAEVHKAARLLWEGRGYAGVETAFVSLAAPDVPSGLDRCVKLGAQRIVVLPYFLFTGILPDRVKQQTEGWAAAHPEVEVRSAEVIGPEPELLDLVMERYEEAVKGDLRMNCDSCVYRIALPGFEDKVGLPQQPHFHPDDDGHHHHGHHHGAHSHAH, from the coding sequence GTGACCACCCCTGCGCCCGCGCTGCTCATCGCCGGCCATGGCACCCGGGACGACGCCGGGGCCGAGGCGTTCCGCGACTTCGTACGGGAGTTGGGCCGCCGCCACCCCGAACTGCCCGTCGCGGGCGGTTTCATCGAGCTGTCCCCGCCGCCGCTCGGCGACGCCGTCACCGAACTGGTGGAGCGTGGCGTGCGCCGGTTCGCCGCGGTGCCGCTGATGCTGGTGTCCGCCGGGCACGCCAAGGGCGACATCCCGGCGGCGCTGGCCCGCGAGAAGGAGCGCCACCCCGGGATCTCCTACACCTACGGCCGCCCGCTGGGCCCGCACCCCTCGCTGCTGAACGTGCTGGAGCGGCGGCTCGACGAGGCGCTGGGCGGGCACGACGTGCAGGGCCGGGGGGATGTCACGGTGCTGCTGGTGGGCCGTGGTTCGACGGACCCGGACGCCAACGCCGAGGTGCACAAGGCGGCCCGGCTGCTGTGGGAGGGGCGCGGCTACGCGGGCGTGGAGACGGCGTTCGTGTCGCTGGCCGCGCCGGACGTGCCGAGCGGCCTGGACCGGTGCGTGAAGCTGGGCGCCCAGCGGATCGTGGTGCTGCCGTACTTCCTGTTCACCGGGATCCTGCCGGACCGGGTCAAGCAGCAGACCGAGGGCTGGGCGGCCGCGCACCCGGAGGTGGAGGTGCGCTCGGCGGAGGTGATCGGTCCGGAGCCGGAGCTGCTGGATCTGGTCATGGAGCGGTACGAGGAGGCCGTCAAGGGCGATCTGCGGATGAACTGCGACTCGTGCGTGTACCGGATCGCGCTGCCCGGGTTCGAGGACAAGGTGGGCCTGCCGCAGCAGCCGCACTTCCACCCCGACGACGACGGCCACCATCACCACGGACACCACCACGGGGCGCACTCCCATGCGCACTGA
- a CDS encoding amidohydrolase family protein has translation MSDHAVLHVKGRILVGPEDVRDELWVVDGRISYDRPTAAQDIRTVDGWALPGLVDAHCHVGLGAHGPVDRDVAEKQALTDREAGTLLIRDAGSPSDTRWADDREDLPKIIRAGRHIARTRRYIRGYAHEIEPEDLVAYVSQEARRGDGWVKLVGDWIDREVGDLAPSWPRAEVEAAIAEAHRLGARVTAHCFAENSLRDLVEAGIDCIEHATGLTEDLIPLFVERGVAIVPTLVNIATFPRLAAGGEDKFPRWSAHMRRLHERRYDTVRGAYDAGVPVFVGTDAGGTLPHGLVAAEVGELVTAGIPATEALSATTWGARRWLGRPGLDEGAPADLVVYESDPRADVRVLAAPRRIVLNGTAS, from the coding sequence ATGAGCGATCACGCGGTGCTGCACGTGAAGGGCCGGATCCTGGTCGGGCCCGAGGACGTCCGGGACGAGCTGTGGGTCGTCGACGGCCGGATCTCCTACGACCGTCCCACGGCCGCCCAGGACATCCGTACCGTCGACGGCTGGGCCCTGCCGGGCCTGGTCGACGCGCACTGCCATGTCGGCCTCGGCGCCCATGGCCCCGTGGACCGGGACGTCGCGGAGAAGCAGGCGCTGACCGACCGCGAGGCCGGCACCCTGCTGATCCGGGACGCCGGCTCGCCCTCCGACACCCGCTGGGCCGACGACCGCGAGGACCTCCCGAAGATCATCCGTGCGGGCCGGCACATCGCCCGCACCCGCCGCTACATCCGCGGCTACGCCCATGAGATCGAGCCCGAGGACCTCGTCGCGTACGTCTCCCAGGAGGCCCGGCGCGGCGACGGCTGGGTCAAGCTGGTCGGCGACTGGATCGACCGCGAGGTCGGCGACCTCGCCCCGAGCTGGCCGCGCGCGGAGGTCGAGGCCGCCATCGCCGAGGCCCACCGGCTGGGCGCCCGGGTCACCGCGCACTGCTTCGCCGAGAACTCCCTGCGGGACCTCGTCGAGGCGGGCATCGACTGCATCGAGCACGCCACCGGACTGACCGAGGACCTCATCCCGCTCTTCGTCGAGCGCGGCGTCGCGATCGTGCCGACCCTGGTCAACATCGCGACCTTCCCCCGGCTCGCCGCGGGCGGCGAGGACAAGTTCCCGCGCTGGTCGGCCCATATGCGCCGACTCCACGAACGCCGCTACGACACCGTCCGGGGCGCCTACGACGCCGGCGTCCCGGTCTTCGTCGGCACCGATGCGGGCGGCACCCTGCCGCACGGCCTGGTCGCCGCCGAGGTCGGGGAACTGGTCACCGCGGGCATCCCCGCCACGGAGGCGCTCTCGGCGACCACTTGGGGCGCGCGGCGCTGGCTCGGGCGCCCCGGTCTGGACGAGGGCGCGCCGGCGGACCTGGTGGTCTACGAGAGCGACCCGAGGGCCGATGTGCGGGTGCTGGCGGCGCCGCGGCGGATCGTGCTGAACGGCACCGCGTCATGA
- the cobM gene encoding precorrin-4 C(11)-methyltransferase — MADAPTGKVTFVGAGPGAADLLTFRAARAIAEADVVIWAASLVQAEVLQHAREDAEILDSATMSLEDVVAVYERARAEGLHVARIHSGDPALWGGTQEQLDRCARIGIATEVIPGVSAFSAVAALAQRELTIPEVAQSVVLTRLGGGKTPMPPGEEVREFAKHGTTMAIFLSAARSGQLVRELLEGGYPTDTPVVVAYQATWPEELIVRCTVGTLEETVKEHKLWKHTLFLVGPALSAEGTRSHLYHPGHFHGFRKADPEARRALRERGAST; from the coding sequence ATGGCCGATGCCCCCACCGGCAAGGTGACCTTCGTCGGTGCCGGCCCCGGCGCCGCCGATCTGCTGACGTTCCGTGCCGCGCGTGCCATCGCCGAGGCCGACGTGGTGATCTGGGCGGCCAGCCTGGTTCAGGCGGAGGTCCTCCAGCACGCGCGGGAGGACGCCGAGATCCTCGACTCGGCGACCATGTCCCTGGAGGACGTCGTCGCCGTCTACGAGCGGGCCCGCGCCGAGGGCCTGCACGTCGCCCGGATCCACTCCGGCGACCCCGCCCTGTGGGGCGGCACCCAGGAGCAGCTCGACCGGTGTGCCCGGATCGGGATCGCGACCGAGGTGATCCCCGGCGTCTCCGCCTTCTCCGCCGTCGCCGCGCTGGCCCAGCGCGAGCTGACCATCCCGGAGGTCGCGCAGTCGGTCGTCCTGACCCGGCTCGGCGGGGGCAAGACACCCATGCCGCCCGGGGAGGAGGTGCGGGAGTTCGCCAAGCACGGCACCACCATGGCGATCTTCCTGTCGGCGGCCCGGAGCGGGCAGCTGGTGCGGGAGCTGCTGGAGGGCGGCTATCCGACCGACACCCCCGTCGTGGTCGCCTATCAGGCCACCTGGCCGGAGGAGCTGATCGTGCGGTGCACGGTCGGCACGCTGGAGGAGACCGTCAAGGAGCACAAGCTCTGGAAGCACACCCTCTTCCTGGTGGGACCCGCTCTGTCCGCGGAGGGGACCCGTTCGCACCTCTACCACCCCGGTCACTTCCACGGCTTCCGCAAGGCCGACCCGGAGGCCCGTCGGGCGCTGCGGGAGCGAGGGGCGAGCACGTGA
- a CDS encoding ZIP family metal transporter, translated as MAVFVAFGAFLMTLAGGWTAQRVTDRRHLVLGLAGGLMLGVVGLDLLPEALEAAGEEVYGVPAALLLFVAGFLLAHLVERLLAARQAAHGAEETDGRAPEVGLTAAAAMVGHSAMDGVAIGAAFQVGEGMGAAVAVAVIAHDFADGFNTYTITSLYGNARRRALAMLFADAAAPVVGAACTTLVTIPEGLLGGYLGLFGGALLYLAAAEILPEAHHEHPARSTVLCTIAGATFIWLVVGMAS; from the coding sequence ATGGCGGTCTTCGTAGCGTTCGGCGCGTTCCTGATGACGCTGGCCGGCGGCTGGACGGCGCAACGCGTGACGGACCGCCGCCACCTCGTGCTGGGCCTGGCCGGCGGACTGATGCTCGGCGTGGTCGGCCTCGACCTGCTGCCCGAGGCCCTGGAGGCGGCGGGCGAGGAGGTCTACGGCGTACCGGCCGCGCTCCTGCTCTTCGTCGCCGGATTCCTCCTGGCCCACCTGGTGGAACGGCTGCTCGCCGCCCGCCAGGCCGCGCACGGCGCGGAGGAGACGGACGGCCGCGCCCCCGAGGTGGGTCTCACGGCCGCCGCGGCGATGGTCGGCCACAGCGCGATGGACGGCGTCGCGATCGGCGCGGCCTTCCAGGTCGGCGAGGGCATGGGTGCGGCGGTCGCCGTCGCGGTCATCGCCCACGACTTCGCCGACGGCTTCAACACGTACACGATCACGAGCCTGTACGGGAACGCCCGCCGCCGCGCACTCGCCATGCTGTTCGCCGACGCGGCGGCGCCCGTGGTGGGCGCCGCGTGCACGACGCTCGTGACGATCCCCGAGGGCCTGCTCGGCGGCTATCTCGGCCTGTTCGGCGGCGCGCTGCTCTACCTCGCGGCGGCGGAGATCCTCCCCGAGGCCCACCACGAACACCCGGCCCGCTCGACGGTGTTGTGCACGATCGCCGGGGCGACGTTCATCTGGCTGGTGGTGGGAATGGCGAGTTGA
- the cbiE gene encoding precorrin-6y C5,15-methyltransferase (decarboxylating) subunit CbiE: MITVVGTGTGAPLDAGALAGARLVVGGQRHLDAAPVPADAERVVLGPLAPALDVIERHLDKAHRVVVLASGDPGFFGIVRVLAERFGARELDVRPGVSSVATAFARVGVPWDDAVVVSAHGRELRTAVNVCRARPKVAVLTGPGSGPAELGAALQSEARVLLVACALGTAEERVERVTPAEAAARDWGTAVSVVLCLDETRLLGPVRTVAGPPAGPDGWALDEAEFAHRDSMITKFEVRALALARLGPRLGDLVWDVGAGSGSVAVECARLGAAVTAVEKTLDGVERIRANAAAHGVDVRTVHGSAPTVLSDLDEPDAVFIGGGGAELPAIVTACARRARRTVVVALAALDRVPAVRAALTGAGFACDGVLLQSSRLAPLPGDVSRLAATNPVFLLWGVRTPLSHEGVAQ, encoded by the coding sequence GTGATCACCGTCGTCGGTACGGGGACGGGGGCGCCGCTCGACGCCGGGGCGCTGGCCGGTGCACGGCTCGTCGTCGGCGGGCAGCGGCACCTCGACGCGGCGCCCGTCCCCGCCGATGCCGAGCGCGTCGTCCTCGGTCCGCTCGCTCCGGCCCTCGACGTCATCGAGCGGCATCTGGACAAGGCGCACCGGGTGGTCGTGCTGGCCTCCGGCGACCCGGGGTTCTTCGGGATCGTGCGGGTGCTGGCCGAGCGGTTCGGCGCGCGGGAGCTGGACGTGCGGCCGGGTGTCTCCTCCGTCGCGACCGCCTTCGCGCGCGTCGGCGTGCCCTGGGACGACGCGGTCGTGGTCAGCGCGCACGGGCGGGAGTTGCGCACCGCCGTCAACGTGTGCCGGGCACGGCCGAAGGTGGCGGTGCTGACCGGGCCGGGGTCCGGTCCCGCCGAGCTGGGGGCGGCACTGCAGAGCGAGGCGCGCGTGCTGCTCGTCGCCTGCGCGCTGGGTACCGCCGAGGAGCGCGTCGAGCGGGTCACGCCCGCCGAGGCCGCGGCCCGGGACTGGGGTACGGCGGTGAGTGTCGTCCTGTGCCTGGACGAGACGCGGCTGCTGGGGCCGGTGCGCACGGTCGCCGGGCCGCCTGCCGGGCCGGACGGATGGGCGCTGGACGAGGCGGAGTTCGCCCACCGGGACTCGATGATCACCAAGTTCGAGGTGCGGGCGCTGGCCCTGGCCCGGCTCGGGCCCCGGCTCGGCGACCTGGTCTGGGACGTCGGCGCGGGCTCGGGCTCGGTGGCCGTGGAGTGCGCGCGGCTCGGCGCCGCTGTCACGGCGGTGGAGAAGACCCTCGACGGTGTGGAGCGGATCCGCGCCAACGCCGCCGCGCACGGGGTCGACGTACGGACCGTGCACGGGTCGGCTCCGACGGTGCTGTCCGATCTCGACGAGCCCGATGCCGTGTTCATCGGCGGGGGCGGGGCCGAGCTGCCCGCCATTGTGACGGCGTGCGCGCGGCGCGCCCGGCGGACCGTGGTCGTCGCCCTGGCGGCGCTGGACCGGGTGCCTGCCGTGCGGGCGGCGCTCACCGGCGCCGGGTTCGCCTGCGACGGGGTGCTGTTGCAGTCCTCGCGGCTCGCGCCGCTGCCGGGGGATGTGTCCCGGCTGGCGGCGACCAATCCGGTGTTTCTGCTCTGGGGTGTGCGAACTCCCCTTTCTCACGAAGGAGTTGCTCAGTGA
- the cobI gene encoding precorrin-2 C(20)-methyltransferase translates to MPDVMSSSRLIGVGVGPGDPELVTVKGVRALQGADVVVVPVMDTGERGRAEATVLHYVGEEKVVRVVFALNERSDRQRREDAWDAAGTRVAELLREHSVVAFATIGDPNVYSTFTYLAQTIGEVLPATVVETVPGITAMQDLAARSGAVLTEGTEPLTLVPVTAGAAVLKDALAGPGTVVAYKFGRQAAEVAEALRETGRIGDAVWGAALGLPEESIHPADELDGAPLPYLSTLIAPARRDGGRGGKL, encoded by the coding sequence GTGCCGGACGTCATGAGCAGCAGCAGGTTGATCGGCGTCGGGGTGGGTCCCGGGGATCCGGAGCTGGTGACCGTCAAGGGTGTGCGCGCTCTCCAGGGCGCCGATGTCGTCGTCGTGCCCGTGATGGACACCGGTGAGCGGGGGCGGGCCGAGGCGACCGTTCTGCACTATGTCGGCGAGGAGAAGGTCGTACGGGTCGTCTTCGCCCTCAACGAGCGGAGCGACCGGCAGCGGCGTGAGGACGCCTGGGACGCCGCCGGCACCCGTGTCGCCGAGCTGCTGCGGGAGCACTCCGTCGTCGCCTTCGCCACCATCGGCGATCCGAATGTGTACTCCACCTTCACCTATCTCGCCCAGACCATCGGGGAGGTGCTGCCCGCGACCGTCGTCGAGACCGTCCCGGGTATCACCGCCATGCAGGATCTCGCCGCCCGTTCCGGTGCCGTGCTGACCGAGGGCACCGAGCCGCTCACCCTCGTGCCCGTCACCGCCGGGGCCGCCGTGCTCAAGGACGCCCTCGCCGGGCCCGGGACCGTCGTCGCCTACAAGTTCGGGCGGCAGGCCGCCGAGGTGGCCGAGGCGCTGCGGGAGACCGGGCGGATCGGGGACGCCGTGTGGGGTGCCGCGCTCGGGCTGCCCGAGGAGTCCATCCACCCCGCCGACGAGCTCGACGGGGCGCCGCTGCCGTATCTCTCCACGCTCATCGCGCCCGCCCGGCGTGACGGCGGGCGGGGCGGGAAGTTGTGA
- the cobJ gene encoding precorrin-3B C(17)-methyltransferase: protein MIGLISATAAGAAARDRLAAAWPDRTRVYEGPVADAVRAAFAECEQLVCFLATGAVVRLVAPLLGDKRTDPGVVCVDEGGRFAVSLVGGHGGGANELAGEVAELLGARPVVTTATDAVGLPGLDTLGLPVEGDVAGVSRALLDGEPVSLKAELVWPLPALKVAEEGVYTVRLSDRAVEAGEREVVLRPPSLVVGVGASKGALAEEILDLVHGSLEGLSVRSVAHLATVDAKAEEPGIVEAARRLGVPLVTYPAAELADIEVPNPSAHPLAAVGTPSVAEASALRDGGELLVPKRKSAMATCAVVRRPARGRLAVVGLGPGARDLLTPRAKAELRRASVLVGLDQYVDQIRDLLRPGTRVLESGLGAEEERARTAVAEAREGHAVALIGSGDAGVYAMASPALAEASDDIEVVGVPGVTAALAAGAILGAPLGHDHVSISLSDLHTPWEVIERRVRAAAEADIVVTFYNPRSRGRDWQLPKALAILSEHREPTTPVGIVRNASRPDESSRLTTLGAINPAWVDMMTVVTVGNTATRDIAGRMVTPRGYRWQGSQEDPK from the coding sequence GTGATCGGCCTGATTTCCGCCACCGCGGCGGGGGCGGCTGCGCGGGACCGGCTGGCCGCGGCGTGGCCGGACCGTACGCGCGTGTACGAGGGTCCCGTGGCGGACGCCGTACGGGCCGCGTTCGCGGAGTGCGAGCAGCTCGTGTGCTTCCTGGCTACGGGGGCCGTGGTGCGTCTGGTCGCGCCGCTGCTCGGGGACAAGCGGACCGACCCGGGCGTCGTCTGTGTCGACGAGGGCGGGCGGTTCGCCGTGTCGCTGGTCGGCGGGCACGGCGGCGGCGCCAATGAACTCGCGGGCGAGGTGGCGGAGTTGCTGGGGGCGCGGCCCGTGGTGACGACGGCGACCGATGCCGTCGGGCTGCCCGGTCTGGACACCCTGGGCCTCCCCGTGGAGGGCGATGTCGCCGGGGTCTCCCGGGCGCTGCTGGACGGTGAACCCGTGTCGCTGAAGGCCGAGTTGGTGTGGCCGCTGCCCGCGCTGAAGGTCGCCGAGGAGGGTGTGTACACGGTCCGGCTGTCCGATCGTGCCGTCGAGGCCGGTGAGCGGGAGGTCGTGCTGCGGCCGCCGTCCCTGGTCGTCGGTGTCGGGGCCTCGAAGGGGGCGCTGGCCGAGGAGATCCTCGATCTCGTCCATGGCTCGCTGGAGGGGCTTTCGGTCCGTTCGGTGGCCCATCTCGCCACCGTCGACGCCAAGGCCGAGGAGCCCGGCATCGTCGAGGCCGCGCGGCGGCTCGGGGTGCCGCTGGTGACGTATCCCGCCGCGGAACTCGCGGACATCGAGGTCCCCAACCCCTCCGCCCATCCCCTCGCCGCCGTCGGCACCCCGTCCGTCGCCGAGGCGTCGGCGCTCCGGGACGGCGGTGAGCTCCTCGTCCCCAAGCGGAAGTCGGCGATGGCGACCTGCGCGGTCGTACGGCGTCCCGCGCGCGGCCGCCTCGCGGTGGTCGGGCTCGGACCCGGCGCCCGTGATCTGCTCACCCCGCGCGCGAAGGCCGAACTGCGGCGCGCCTCGGTGCTGGTGGGTCTCGACCAGTACGTCGACCAGATCCGCGATCTGCTGCGCCCCGGCACCCGGGTGCTGGAGTCCGGGCTCGGCGCGGAGGAGGAGCGGGCCCGCACGGCCGTGGCGGAGGCCCGTGAGGGTCATGCCGTCGCGCTGATCGGCAGCGGGGACGCCGGGGTGTACGCCATGGCCTCCCCCGCGCTGGCGGAGGCGAGCGACGACATCGAGGTGGTCGGGGTGCCCGGGGTCACCGCGGCGCTGGCCGCCGGGGCGATCCTCGGTGCTCCGCTGGGCCACGACCATGTGTCGATCAGCCTGTCCGACCTGCACACGCCGTGGGAGGTCATCGAGCGCCGGGTGCGGGCGGCGGCCGAGGCGGACATCGTGGTCACCTTCTACAACCCCCGTTCACGCGGCCGTGACTGGCAGCTGCCGAAGGCGCTGGCGATCCTCTCCGAGCACCGTGAGCCGACGACGCCGGTCGGCATCGTCCGCAACGCCTCCCGGCCGGACGAGTCCAGCCGGCTCACCACACTGGGCGCGATCAACCCCGCGTGGGTGGACATGATGACGGTCGTGACCGTCGGCAACACCGCGACCCGGGACATCGCCGGGCGCATGGTGACGCCGCGCGGCTACCGCTGGCAGGGATCGCAGGAGGACCCGAAGTGA
- the cobC gene encoding Rv2231c family pyridoxal phosphate-dependent protein CobC, producing the protein MRTEDHGLGHDLRHDLRHHGDAEVRDDGSALVDLAVNVRADTPPRWLRARIADSLTGLAAYPDGRAARAAVAARHGLPVERVLLTAGAAEAFVLLARALKVRQPVVVHPQFTEPEAALRDAGHTVDRVLLSAADGFRLDPAAVPEDADLVVIGNPTNPTSVLHPADAIAQLARPGRTLVVDEAFMDAVPGEREALAGRTDVPGLVVLRSLTKTWGLAGLRIGYVLAAPETIAELERAQPLWPVSTPALAAAEACVEPRALAEAGHAAHRIAADRAHLVAGLREFAPEGLTVAEPAEGPFVLVRLPNAARVRRRLRDLGFAVRRGDTFPGLDDEWLRLAVRDRATVNSFLQALDQALAASA; encoded by the coding sequence ATGCGCACTGAGGACCATGGCCTGGGCCATGACCTGCGCCATGATCTGCGCCACCACGGGGACGCCGAGGTCCGCGACGACGGTTCGGCGCTGGTCGACCTCGCGGTGAACGTCCGCGCGGACACCCCGCCGCGCTGGCTGCGGGCCAGGATCGCCGACTCGCTCACCGGTCTCGCCGCCTACCCCGACGGGCGGGCGGCGCGGGCGGCGGTGGCGGCGCGGCACGGGCTGCCGGTGGAGCGGGTGCTGCTGACGGCGGGTGCCGCGGAGGCGTTCGTGCTGCTGGCGCGCGCTCTGAAGGTCCGTCAGCCGGTGGTCGTGCACCCGCAGTTCACCGAGCCGGAGGCCGCGCTGCGGGATGCCGGGCACACGGTTGACCGGGTGCTGCTGAGCGCGGCGGACGGGTTCCGGCTCGATCCGGCGGCCGTCCCCGAGGACGCGGATCTGGTGGTGATCGGCAACCCGACGAACCCGACCTCGGTCCTGCACCCGGCCGACGCCATCGCGCAACTGGCCCGCCCCGGGCGGACGTTGGTCGTGGACGAGGCGTTCATGGACGCGGTGCCGGGTGAGCGGGAGGCGCTGGCCGGGCGCACGGACGTGCCCGGACTCGTGGTGCTGCGCAGCCTGACCAAGACCTGGGGTCTGGCCGGGCTGCGCATCGGCTACGTTCTCGCCGCCCCGGAGACGATCGCGGAACTGGAGCGGGCCCAGCCGCTGTGGCCGGTGTCCACCCCGGCGCTCGCCGCCGCCGAGGCCTGCGTGGAGCCGCGGGCGCTGGCGGAGGCGGGGCACGCGGCGCACCGTATCGCCGCCGACCGGGCCCATCTCGTCGCCGGGCTCCGGGAGTTCGCCCCGGAGGGCCTGACGGTGGCGGAACCGGCCGAGGGCCCCTTCGTTCTGGTCCGGCTGCCGAACGCGGCACGTGTCCGGCGCCGCTTGCGTGACCTGGGGTTCGCGGTGCGGCGCGGGGACACCTTCCCCGGTCTTGACGATGAGTGGCTGCGGCTGGCCGTGCGGGACCGGGCGACGGTGAACTCCTTTCTCCAGGCGCTGGACCAAGCGCTGGCGGCGTCAGCCTGA
- a CDS encoding SCO1860 family LAETG-anchored protein, protein MNGNHFRMPARRLATVAAATALAAGPAALAGAGTAHATDGQGRASAVVLRTGLDVSLLNKTVNVPLAVSLNEVQAPQSAEKTALTAELDGVNGGQPFSVLAAEVASAKATVTDARAEGHTNLAHAKVHVPGLPLLSLIELEGVTSKATCESGKAPAASSNLLGAVTVLGKKVTVTTGGPTDVQVPGVGEVRLDLSKTETTSRTAAATALELTVSVNPLKLNVAEVTGTVTLARATCEAPVAASAEPAPAVEPQGGPVGEAGLAETGGSSLTPYLAGGAAVLLVAGGGAVALARRGRA, encoded by the coding sequence TTGAACGGCAACCACTTCCGCATGCCCGCACGCCGTCTCGCCACCGTCGCGGCGGCCACGGCCCTCGCCGCCGGACCCGCGGCACTGGCCGGTGCGGGCACCGCACACGCGACCGACGGCCAAGGTCGCGCGAGCGCCGTAGTACTGCGCACCGGACTCGATGTGTCCCTGCTCAACAAGACCGTGAACGTCCCGCTCGCGGTCTCCCTCAACGAGGTCCAGGCACCGCAGAGCGCCGAGAAGACCGCGCTCACCGCCGAGTTGGACGGGGTGAACGGCGGACAGCCGTTCAGCGTCCTCGCCGCGGAGGTGGCCTCGGCGAAGGCCACGGTAACCGACGCCAGGGCCGAGGGACACACCAACCTCGCCCACGCCAAGGTCCATGTCCCAGGCCTGCCTTTGCTCTCCCTGATCGAGCTGGAGGGCGTCACCTCCAAGGCGACCTGCGAGTCCGGGAAGGCCCCGGCCGCCAGCTCCAACCTGCTGGGCGCGGTGACCGTCCTCGGCAAGAAGGTCACCGTCACCACCGGCGGCCCCACCGACGTCCAGGTGCCGGGGGTCGGCGAGGTCCGCCTCGACCTGTCGAAGACGGAGACCACCTCCCGCACGGCGGCCGCCACCGCCCTCGAACTCACCGTCTCCGTCAACCCGTTGAAGCTGAACGTGGCCGAGGTGACCGGCACGGTCACGCTGGCGAGGGCCACCTGCGAGGCACCGGTCGCGGCGAGCGCGGAACCGGCGCCCGCGGTCGAACCGCAGGGCGGCCCGGTCGGCGAGGCGGGCCTCGCCGAGACCGGCGGCAGCTCGCTGACCCCGTATCTCGCGGGCGGTGCGGCCGTGCTGCTCGTCGCGGGCGGGGGTGCGGTCGCGCTGGCTCGCCGCGGCCGGGCGTGA
- a CDS encoding amino acid ABC transporter ATP-binding protein: MSRPEIHVKDLHKSFGDNEVLKGIDLEIRQGEVVCVIGPSGSGKSTLLRCVNLLEEPSKGQVFVGGTELTDPDVDIDAVRRRIGMVFQQFNLFPHLTVTENLTLPQRRVLRRSKAQAAQVAAENLERVGLAEKASAYPSSLSGGQQQRVAIARALAMGPEVMLFDEPTSALDPELVGDVLAVMRMLANEGMTMMVVTHEMTFAREVADRVVFMDGGVIVEDGAPAQVIGNPSHERTRHFLSRLLDPAMAEVEEETSDQVGKAE, encoded by the coding sequence GTGAGCCGTCCCGAGATCCACGTCAAGGACCTGCACAAGTCCTTCGGCGACAACGAGGTCCTCAAGGGCATCGACCTGGAGATCCGCCAGGGCGAGGTCGTCTGCGTCATCGGCCCGTCCGGCTCCGGCAAGTCGACGCTGCTGCGCTGTGTGAACCTGCTGGAGGAACCCAGCAAGGGCCAGGTCTTCGTCGGCGGCACCGAACTCACCGACCCGGACGTCGACATCGACGCCGTACGGCGCCGGATCGGCATGGTCTTCCAGCAGTTCAACCTCTTCCCGCATCTGACGGTGACCGAGAACCTCACGCTGCCGCAGCGGCGGGTCCTCAGGCGGAGCAAGGCGCAGGCGGCGCAGGTGGCCGCCGAGAACCTGGAGCGGGTGGGCCTCGCGGAGAAGGCGTCCGCCTACCCGTCCTCCCTCTCCGGCGGCCAGCAGCAGCGGGTGGCCATCGCCCGCGCGCTGGCGATGGGCCCCGAGGTGATGCTCTTCGACGAGCCGACCTCCGCCCTGGACCCGGAACTGGTCGGCGATGTCCTCGCGGTCATGCGCATGCTGGCCAATGAGGGCATGACGATGATGGTCGTCACCCATGAGATGACCTTCGCGCGCGAGGTCGCCGACCGGGTCGTCTTCATGGACGGCGGAGTGATCGTCGAGGACGGCGCCCCGGCCCAGGTCATCGGCAACCCGAGCCACGAGCGCACCCGCCACTTCCTCTCCCGCCTGCTGGACCCGGCGATGGCCGAGGTGGAGGAGGAGACCTCGGACCAGGTGGGCAAGGCCGAGTAG
- a CDS encoding precorrin-8X methylmutase: MNRVVHPIEVESYRRLRARLDTSHFPPLTRAVVERVIHSAADLEYAADLVMDEGSLEKAHAALHAGAPVVVDVEMVGAGITRRETVCRLKDGVAGPGLTRSADGIRLAYEQVGPGALWVIGNAPTALEELLTLDADPALVIGLPVGFVGAVESKAALRESGLPAVSNVSEKGGSAVASAALNALLYHPTSPEEKP, encoded by the coding sequence GTGAACCGAGTCGTCCACCCGATCGAGGTGGAGTCCTACCGGCGGCTGCGCGCCCGCCTGGACACCTCGCACTTCCCGCCGCTGACCCGGGCGGTGGTGGAGCGGGTCATCCACTCCGCGGCGGATCTGGAGTACGCGGCCGATCTCGTCATGGACGAGGGCTCCCTGGAGAAGGCCCATGCCGCCCTGCACGCGGGCGCGCCCGTGGTCGTGGACGTGGAGATGGTCGGGGCCGGGATCACCCGGCGCGAGACCGTCTGCCGTCTGAAAGACGGGGTGGCCGGGCCGGGGCTGACCCGCTCCGCCGATGGCATCCGGCTCGCCTACGAGCAGGTCGGCCCCGGCGCCCTCTGGGTGATCGGCAACGCGCCGACCGCGCTGGAGGAGCTGCTGACGCTGGACGCCGACCCCGCGCTCGTCATCGGGCTGCCCGTCGGCTTCGTCGGCGCGGTCGAGTCCAAGGCCGCGCTGCGCGAGAGCGGTCTGCCCGCCGTGAGCAACGTGTCCGAGAAGGGCGGCTCGGCGGTCGCCTCGGCCGCGCTCAACGCCCTGCTGTACCACCCCACTTCACCCGAGGAGAAACCGTGA